The following coding sequences lie in one Montipora foliosa isolate CH-2021 chromosome 11, ASM3666993v2, whole genome shotgun sequence genomic window:
- the LOC137974906 gene encoding aflatoxin B1 aldehyde reductase member 4-like: protein MLCCGKVSAFVEVAVKFSACKLFTRHLSKMVTVPVKTSIGCMEFGRQCSTDQVEEFVNICMENGVYDFDTAYMYTGGKSEEIMGNVGSLHSSKAFIATKANPWAERGLKYDGVVEQLNVSLQRLKKDYVDLFYLHAPDHKTPIEETLEAVGRLHKEGKFKSFGLSNYAAWQVAEIYYLCKKNDYPLPTVYQGMYNSVTRQVEEELFPCLRRFGIAFYAYNPLAGGLLTGKHRFEDRESSTIQHGRYAGTGSWADVYLKRYWKKPLFNLIDKLRVTLDSTYGVGKVSLIDASLRWMYHHSKMDGANGDAVIIGASSVKHLKENLESTKHGPLHQDVVEVFDEAWSEIQGDCPLYFR, encoded by the exons ATGCTTTGCTGTGGAAAGGTGTCAGCTTTCGTCGAAGTCGCTGTTAAATTTTCGGCGTGTAAGCTCTTCACGCGACACTTGAGCAAG ATGGTCACTGTCCCTGTTAAGACATCAATTGGCTGTATGGAGTTTGGAAGGCAGTGTTCCACAGATCAGGTAG AGGAGTTTGTAAATATCTGCATGGAAAATGGTGTGTATGATTTTGACACAGCGTACAT GTATACGGGAGGGAAGAGTGAAGAAATCATGGGAAATGTTGGCAGTCTTCACAGCTCCAAg GCATTCATTGCTACGAAGGCCAATCCATGGGCTGAGAGAG GGTTGAAGTATGATGGCGTAGTGGAGCAGCTGAATGTGTCACTTCAAAGACTGAAAAAAGACTATGTGGATTTATTTTACCTCCATGCTCCAGATCACAAGACACCCATTGAAGAAACATTGGAAGCTGTCGGTCGTCTTCACAAAG aGGGAAAATTTAAATCTTTTGGTTTATCAAATTATGCTGCATGGCAAGTG GCTGAAATTTATTACTTGTGTAAGAAGAACGACTATCCATTGCCAACTGTCTATCAAGGAATGTACAATTCGGTTACAAG ACAGGTAGAAGAAGAACTATTTCCATGTCTGAGAAGATTTGGAATAGCTTTCTACGCATACAATCCG CTCGCAGGTGGACTGCTGACAGGGAAGCATCGCTTTGAAGATAGAGAGAGTAGCACCATTCAGCATGGCCGTTATGCGGGGACAGGATCATGGGCTGATGT GTACCTGAAACGTTATTGGAAGAAGCCTCTGTTTAATTTAATAGACAAATTAAGGGTTACTCTAGATAGTACTTATGGTGTTGGGAAAGTGTCGTTAATTGACGCTTCCTTGAGGTGGATGTATCATCATTCCAAAATGGACGGCGCAAATGGAGATGCTGTCATTATCGGCGCGTCGTCGGTCAAACACTTGAAGGAGAACCTTGAGAGTACCAAACATGGTCCTTTGCATCAAG